In Channa argus isolate prfri chromosome 23, Channa argus male v1.0, whole genome shotgun sequence, the following are encoded in one genomic region:
- the LOC137108672 gene encoding T-cell surface antigen CD2-like has product MSRMATRMAAVSTITLLLLSCSVITSTGSSDKCDGYVVTGGEYLVQLKIKDPSSVTLKWLLNNTVIFQRRKGLKVVTGKQDDVDNNGSLKLKNVQKTMAGKYSPQVYEEDGTLLPGLKDINLCVLDPVAKPTVTLSCSKDKSKITFSCSNVKATDNSVEWLMNEKVLKEKGTSITKDAKQVENDSFRCNISNPASSAISDSVKQKCFTSPLIPERLFGVSIWIFVGCGAGIVLLLIIIVIVCCIYARRKKKTIKMDEEELRLGWTSEQQQQQQLHHHHHHHPPHQQHQHHQHNHPPDHHHHHQQQPAGHTGPRQHRSKQHREARPRAPEPSNGRPQPSPRRNAEGPRPVVDNDDEQPPPLPQPRKKTPKV; this is encoded by the exons GTTCTTCGGACAAGTGCGATGGTTATGTCGTAACAGGTGGCGAATATTTGGTGCAACTGAAAATAAAGGACCCATCTTCAGTAACGCTAAAATGGTTACTTAATAATACCGTAATCTTTCAACGACGAAAAGGATTAAAAGTTGTGACTGGGAAACAGGACGATGTTGATAATAATGGCTCCCTGAAgttgaaaaatgtacaaaaaactaTGGCAGGGAAATACAGCCCACAGGTTTATGAGGAAGATGGAACATTGTTACCTGGCTTAAAGGATATAAATTTATGTGTATTAG ACCCTGTCGCCAAACCCACTGTGACGTTAAGCTGTTCTAAGGACAAatcaaaaatcacattttcctgCAGTAATGTTAAG GCAACGGATAACAGTGTTGAGTGGCTTATGAATGAAAaggtgctgaaagagaaaggaaCTAGCATTACAAAAGATGCTAAACAGGTGGAAAATGACTCCTTCCGCTGCAATATTTCTAACCCCGCCAGCTCTGCGATCAGTGACTCTGTCAaacaaaagtgctttacatCCC CCCTTATCCCTGAAAGGTTATTTGGCGTGAGTATCTGGATTTTCGTGGGCTGCGGTGCAG GTATTGTTCTGCTGCTGATTATCATTGTCATTGTTTGCTGCATCTACGCCAGACGGAAGAAAAAGACAATCAAGATGG ATGAGGAGGAGCTTCGTTTGGGCTGGACcagtgaacaacaacaacaacaacaactacatcatcatcatcatcatcatcctcctcatcagcaacatcagcATCATCAGCATAATCATCCTCCtgatcatcatcaccatcaccagCAGCAGCCAGCCGGCCACACCGGTCCTCGCCAACATCGCTCTAAACAGCACCGTGAGGCACGTCCCAGAGCCCCCGAACCCTCCAATGGTCGCCCTCAGCCCAGCCCAAGAAGAAATGCCGAG GGCCCCAGACCTGTTGTTGATAATGATGACGAGcaacctcctcctctgcctcagcctaggaaaaaaacaccaaaagtcTGA